A genomic region of Miscanthus floridulus cultivar M001 chromosome 3, ASM1932011v1, whole genome shotgun sequence contains the following coding sequences:
- the LOC136543723 gene encoding uncharacterized mitochondrial protein AtMg00810-like, whose product MSDLGELSYYLGIEVRQGKEALMLDQSTYASKLLEQSGMAECKSCVTPMEERLKLTKASTIVKVDATLYQSIIGGLRYLVHTRPDIVFTVDYVSRFMEDPQEDH is encoded by the coding sequence atgagcgatcttggtgagctctcctactacctcggcatcgaggtgagacaggggaaagaGGCGCTCATGCTCGATCAGAGTACGTACGCCTCGAAGCTAttggagcagagcggcatggctgagtgcaagtcgtgcgtgactccgatggaggagcgactgAAACTGACAAAGGCCAGTACTATagtgaaggtagatgcaacactctaccagagcatcatcggcggtctgcgctatcTAGTCCACACCAGGCCAGACATTGTGTTCACCGTGGACTATGTTAGTCGTTTCATGGAAGATCCCCAAGAGGATCACTAG